One window of the Trifolium pratense cultivar HEN17-A07 linkage group LG2, ARS_RC_1.1, whole genome shotgun sequence genome contains the following:
- the LOC123911276 gene encoding betaine aldehyde dehydrogenase 1, chloroplastic-like isoform X1: MAITVPSIQLFIDGEWKAPILNIRIPIINPSTENIIGDIPAATKEDVDFAVEAAKRALSRKGRDWSTASGSVRAGYLRAIAAKITEKKNELGKLESIDSGKPLEEALADLDDVIACFEYYAGLAEGLDAKQKTPVSLPMDTFKSHVLKEPIGVVALITPWNYPLLMATWKVAPALAAGCAAILKPSELASVTCLELGEICREVGLPPGVLNILSGLGHEAGASLASHPDVDKIAFTGSSATGSRIMTAAAQLIKPVSLELGGKSPILVFEDVDLDKVAEWTIFGCFFTNGQICSATSRLIVHESIAKKFVNKLVKWAENIKISDPLEEGCRLGPIVSEAQYKKVLNFIATAKSEGATILTGGRRPEHLQKGYFVEPTIVSDVTTSMQIWREEVFGPVLSVKTFSTEEEAIDLANDTHYGLGSAVMSNDLERCERVSQALQAGIVWINCAQPSFIQAPWGGIKRSGFGRELGEWGLDNYLSVKQVTTYISGDQWGWYQSPSKL, translated from the exons ATGGCGATAACAGTACCAAGTATACAATTATTCATTGATGGAGAGTGGAAAGCTCCTATCCTCAATATAAGAATTCCAATCATCAATCCCTCCACTGAAAACATCATAG GGGATATACCTGCTGCTACTAAGGAAGATGTTGACTTTGCTGTGGAGGCTGCTAAAAGAGCCTTGTCTCGGAAAGGTAGAGATTGGTCTACTGCTTCTGGCTCCGTTCGTGCTGGCTATCTTCGAGCCATCGCTGCAAAG ATAActgagaaaaaaaatgaactaGGCAAACTGGAATCAATTGATAGTGGAAAACCACTGGAGGAAGCACTCGCGGATCTG GATGATGTTATTGCTTGTTTTGAGTACTATGCCGGGCTTGCTGAAGGGTTAGATGCAAAGCAAAAGACTCCTGTATCTCTTCCTATGGATACCTTCAAGAGTCATGTTCTCAAGGAGCCTATTGGTGTTGTTGCGTTAATTACTCCATG GAACTATCCTCTCTTAATGGCAACATGGAAAGTTGCTCCAGCTCTGGCTGCTGGTTGTGCTGCAATATTGAAGCCGTCTGAATTAGCATCTGT GACCTGTTTGGAGTTAGGCGAAATATGTAGAGAAGTTGGCCTTCCTCCTGGTGTCTTAAATATTCTCTCTGGATTAGGCCATGAAGCTGGTGCTTCTTTAGCATCTCATCCTGACGTAGATAAG ATTGCCTTTACTGGTAGCTCTGCAACTGGGAGCAGGATTATGACAGCTGCGGCGCAGCTAATCAAG CCTGTTTCACTCGAGCTTGGTGGAAAGAGCCCAATCCTTGTTTTTGAGGATGTTGACCTTGATAAGG TTGCTGAATGGACCATCTTTGGCTGCTTCTTTACAAATGGTCAGATATGCAGTGCAACATCTCGCCTTATTGTGCAT GAAAGTATAGcaaaaaaatttgtgaataAACTTGTGAAATGGGCCGAAAACATCAAAATTTCTGATCCGTTGGAAGAAGGTTGCAGGCTAGGCCCTATTGTCAGTGAAGCACAG TATAAGAAAGTATTGAATTTTATCGCAACGGCTAAGAGCGAGGGTGCAACAATTTTGACTGGTGGGCGTCGGCCAGAG CATTTACAGAAGGGATACTTTGTTGAACCAACCATTGTATCCGATGTGACTACCTCAATGCAAATTTGGAGAGAAGAAGTTTTTGGACCTGTACTCTCTGTTAAAACATTTAGCACTGAAGAAGAAGCTATTGATCTAGCAAATGACACACA CTATGGCTTGGGGTCAGCTGTAATGTCAAATGATTTAGAAAGATGTGAACGCGTATCTCAG GCTCTACAAGCTGGAATTGTATGGATCAATTGTGCTCAACCAAGCTTTATTCAAGCTCCATGGGGAGGCATTAAACGGAGCGGTTTTGGTCGCGAATTAGGAGAATG GGGACTTGATAACTACTTGAGTGTGAAGCAAGTTACGACGTACATATCTGGTGATCAGTGGGGCTGGTATCAATCCCCTTCAAAGCTGTGA
- the LOC123911276 gene encoding betaine aldehyde dehydrogenase 1, chloroplastic-like isoform X2 yields MKSRDIPAATKEDVDFAVEAAKRALSRKGRDWSTASGSVRAGYLRAIAAKITEKKNELGKLESIDSGKPLEEALADLDDVIACFEYYAGLAEGLDAKQKTPVSLPMDTFKSHVLKEPIGVVALITPWNYPLLMATWKVAPALAAGCAAILKPSELASVTCLELGEICREVGLPPGVLNILSGLGHEAGASLASHPDVDKIAFTGSSATGSRIMTAAAQLIKPVSLELGGKSPILVFEDVDLDKVAEWTIFGCFFTNGQICSATSRLIVHESIAKKFVNKLVKWAENIKISDPLEEGCRLGPIVSEAQYKKVLNFIATAKSEGATILTGGRRPEHLQKGYFVEPTIVSDVTTSMQIWREEVFGPVLSVKTFSTEEEAIDLANDTHYGLGSAVMSNDLERCERVSQALQAGIVWINCAQPSFIQAPWGGIKRSGFGRELGEWGLDNYLSVKQVTTYISGDQWGWYQSPSKL; encoded by the exons atgaaatCAA GGGATATACCTGCTGCTACTAAGGAAGATGTTGACTTTGCTGTGGAGGCTGCTAAAAGAGCCTTGTCTCGGAAAGGTAGAGATTGGTCTACTGCTTCTGGCTCCGTTCGTGCTGGCTATCTTCGAGCCATCGCTGCAAAG ATAActgagaaaaaaaatgaactaGGCAAACTGGAATCAATTGATAGTGGAAAACCACTGGAGGAAGCACTCGCGGATCTG GATGATGTTATTGCTTGTTTTGAGTACTATGCCGGGCTTGCTGAAGGGTTAGATGCAAAGCAAAAGACTCCTGTATCTCTTCCTATGGATACCTTCAAGAGTCATGTTCTCAAGGAGCCTATTGGTGTTGTTGCGTTAATTACTCCATG GAACTATCCTCTCTTAATGGCAACATGGAAAGTTGCTCCAGCTCTGGCTGCTGGTTGTGCTGCAATATTGAAGCCGTCTGAATTAGCATCTGT GACCTGTTTGGAGTTAGGCGAAATATGTAGAGAAGTTGGCCTTCCTCCTGGTGTCTTAAATATTCTCTCTGGATTAGGCCATGAAGCTGGTGCTTCTTTAGCATCTCATCCTGACGTAGATAAG ATTGCCTTTACTGGTAGCTCTGCAACTGGGAGCAGGATTATGACAGCTGCGGCGCAGCTAATCAAG CCTGTTTCACTCGAGCTTGGTGGAAAGAGCCCAATCCTTGTTTTTGAGGATGTTGACCTTGATAAGG TTGCTGAATGGACCATCTTTGGCTGCTTCTTTACAAATGGTCAGATATGCAGTGCAACATCTCGCCTTATTGTGCAT GAAAGTATAGcaaaaaaatttgtgaataAACTTGTGAAATGGGCCGAAAACATCAAAATTTCTGATCCGTTGGAAGAAGGTTGCAGGCTAGGCCCTATTGTCAGTGAAGCACAG TATAAGAAAGTATTGAATTTTATCGCAACGGCTAAGAGCGAGGGTGCAACAATTTTGACTGGTGGGCGTCGGCCAGAG CATTTACAGAAGGGATACTTTGTTGAACCAACCATTGTATCCGATGTGACTACCTCAATGCAAATTTGGAGAGAAGAAGTTTTTGGACCTGTACTCTCTGTTAAAACATTTAGCACTGAAGAAGAAGCTATTGATCTAGCAAATGACACACA CTATGGCTTGGGGTCAGCTGTAATGTCAAATGATTTAGAAAGATGTGAACGCGTATCTCAG GCTCTACAAGCTGGAATTGTATGGATCAATTGTGCTCAACCAAGCTTTATTCAAGCTCCATGGGGAGGCATTAAACGGAGCGGTTTTGGTCGCGAATTAGGAGAATG GGGACTTGATAACTACTTGAGTGTGAAGCAAGTTACGACGTACATATCTGGTGATCAGTGGGGCTGGTATCAATCCCCTTCAAAGCTGTGA